The window ATCCTTTGTAGATCAAAATttctagagtaaattacacatgACCCCTACGGTTTGAAGCAATATGCGTGTTTCATACCTAACTAAGTTTTTACCTTTGGCATTTGTTGTTCGGTTTTCCTTTCCTATCATACTTgaaatgactatattacccttattttattattttctattttcttttttattttataataaagATGGTCCCACCAATCTCATCAACTATGGTGGACGAACCTTTGGCAGGGTCATTCAACCAAATAAAGACATTGAATTAGCACATTAATAACCATGAACTTAATCCTACTCTTTTATTCAATTTTGACATGTAAATAGTTGGTGTCTTAATATATTAAGCCGTTTTTTGGCTTAACCCATAAAATCATCATATCCTGATTAAGCAAAAAAGAAACAACcatgattaagtgcttaatcaaaAAGAAACAAATCACCTATGAAATCATCTATTAAGATTCAGAACTTAATGATGAGAGTCATACAAGTCATCAAAAActaaacataaaccatatcaTCCATCACTTTTGTTCCTTCTaacattttcaaaacaaccaaTCACATAAATCATTCCcaatttaaaacaacaaaacatgcattaaaaaaaaattttcaaaattctgtattgaataaaaaaaaaaaaaaaaaaaaaactattcagAAGTTTTTACCTGTTGCCATTCGCCATCAAGAGCTTCTTTCCACAACGTGACATTATTGTCCCCAGAAGCAACAGCCAAAAGATTCCCAGTTAGCGACCACGACACTCTCCAAACAGGGGCTTTAAAGTCATTTAACACCTTCCCTTTCCACTCCTCACCTTCTTTCCCACCCACACTCCATATCACAACACTCCCATCTTGTGAAGCACTTGCAATTGTGCTCTTTGGAAGCCCTAAATTTGGGGCCCACGCCACATCCCTTACAATATCACCATGCATTTTAAGGGTAGGAATGGAATCCAATTTCCATTCTCCATTAACAAAATTCCATATCTTCACAATGTTGTCATTTCCACCTGATGCTAACTTCTGAACAGGGTCAAACACACCAGACCCGATTAAAGATCCAGGTGTCATTGATGGGGCCCACGTGACAGTTGTCACGCCAACAGGGTGAGCTTGGTCAATCTTTGTGGTGTCCCACCCACCGTCTGACCTGGCAGTGTGAACCGAAATGTCCCCATCAGAGGACCCACAAGCTAAACAGAGACCAAGTTCATGTGGGGCCCACGCGATTGAGTTTACAGATGATTTGTGGTTATTAAAGGTGTGAGCAAGTGTCCAGTCGTTTAAGTTGCCTTCTTTCCAGATTATTACAGTGCCATCGTATGAACATGATGCAAGAAGTGACCCGAATTTGGGGTGGGCCCATGCAACCTGCCAGACTGGACCATTGTGACCTGTCAATGTGGCAAGGGGGTGtgaggtggcggtggtggtggtggtggtggtgacacTGATTATCTTGATGGTGGCATCAGAGGAGGCGGATGCTACTCTTTTTCCATAGTAATCCATACAGACATCATGGATTATGTCTGTATGACCTGTTTCAATCTTCTGCCCAGGCATGATCTGTTGAAATTGAACAAGATTTGGATCATTGGATGCGAAAACAAATTGAAGAAGAATTCAtataatcactaagtttgatagAAAAATAGGTTTCGTGATATGAAGACATTGAATGTTCCCAATCTGCTCAAGGATATGGTTGAGAGAAGAGTGTAAATGTAATCATCAAATTTTTCCCCAATTCAAATTTTTGAAAAAGGCGTTTCTAATCAGGACGCTGTTCTTCCCCAATTCCTAAGAATTCATATGCAGCTACACAATTAAATTCGAAACAAAACTTCTAATCTACGAAATTTCATACCGAGGCAATTAAACATTTCTCAATTCATAGATTCACATAATTGCATTGAATCTCGCATACGCGAGCTCAAACATATGTAATTGAAGAGGTGTGAAATGTTAGAGATGTATGTATAGACGGATTCAAAGATAGAGAAATCTGTGCAATTTTAATGGCCAAAGGATCGTACAACTTTCAAGTTACGAACAGATCTGAACATATATATAGATAGAAAGACATGTAAACTTAGGAATATACAGATCTAAACATGTATAATTTCAACGATACAAGAAAGATCGATCGTGGGAAAGTACCTTTGAAGAAGACGAACTGAAGTTGCAGATGGATTCGGATCGAGCGAGGTAGGTGATTCGCAGCTGTTTCGTGCCAATGTGAGCGACGAGAAGGTTTCATTCAAAGAGAAAAATATGTTCCTGTTTCGATTCGGATCCGGGTTATATCCGTAGAGGCTAAACAAGTCACCTGTTTTTTCGTTACCTGTAAAATATAGGTTcctaaaatataaaaatgaaaatgagAGAGATATTTATCTttcttaaatataaaaatatttatttttccggcttaatttttatatatgcgtatttattttttataaacttttaaaatatcatatttactcaaatattatttttaatagattttttatattttataaagatttttataatattttgtaattattctttacattttaaattattataattatGCAAAAACAATAAATTTACTATATTGTCCCTATTTTTTTTCTTGTCTCCTCTTACCCTCGTTCCAATCTTCTAGGTCTCAAGAACAAATGTGTTTTATTGTTGTTCAAATTGCAgccattgaaaaaaaattaaagtccCTTCCTCTTTTCTAATCCAAGATTAGGTTGGTTTGTTTTTTTCGGTGTAAATCGCATCCCCTTTTCTAATATGAGATGTTGGTCTGTTGTGTTAAGTGTGTATCGGTTTCTCCCTCTTTATCTGAGTAGCATGTGTGGGCATAGAGGAttctgaagaagaagagagatgcCTTATTGTTTGTTTGCGTCTTTTATCCTCCACCaagattccaaaaaaaaaaaaaaaaaaaaaaaaaaaaaaaaaaaaacctactcAATGCTTCCattttgaatttttcaatcaAATGAGTATCTCCTTAATTATGGGGTGTTATCTTATGATCCTTCTAAATGTATTTGTACCTTCATATCTCTATTGAAATCTAGGAATTTTGTTTCTTTAATCCAACTCAAGACTTAACCCATCTTAATTCTTAAGTGATCTTATTCTTTGTCACTTTAACTTCTTGTAATGAAGCCATAACAAACTTGGCACTCGGTGGAAGCATGGACGGAGCATATATAGGGTCAGGGGGGGCTGtgccctccccccccccccccaattttttttttatatatagtaCATAGGTATTAAGAAGGTTACAAATTATGCCCAAAACAAgaggatggggatggggattagAGTCCCCTGTGTTCCCCGTCCCCGTTGCCAtcaccccaagctcttccctttgcttgcggaagtacctgaaaccaaaactgaaactgtaagcacaaagcttagtgagctcccccaaactaccacataccacataatgacaaataagcacatactaggccttgcccactgcatcggaccgaagtccgggctaactggggccttgccccctacatcggaccgaagtccgaagctgactgggacctctgtccctacatcggaccgaagtccgaagatgactgggacctctgtcccctacatcggaccgaagtccgaagatggctgggaccttcgtcccctacatcggaccgaagtccgaagctgactgggatctccgtcccctacatcgggccgaagtccgaagctgactgggacctctgtcccctacatcggaccaaagtccgaagctgactgaacatagcaataacatatcaactagcacaaacacataaatcctgtctgagccacggaggcgtcaaacatactagctactgcattggaccgaagtccagaaactacggctaactgaacgggccgtcactggccttagacccgttcctactgaagggaaactcacctcgtgaactggctgctgtgtgaatggctctggaagctaactgttgctgctccggtatcttcccagctacaagtccataaacacactcaatctaatgctaaacactgcattgggtaaaatgactcttttacccttggtcaaagtcaactctctcggtcaaagtcaacccacagttgacctgactcgtcgagttgggccgccaactcgccgagtctctagtctcacttctcaaccctactcgtggctactcgtcgagtatggcatcgactcgacgagtaccctctcgatccaagaactcagacaatcttcatccgactcgccaagtcatatgaacaactcgacgagttgttcttgagctaagaagattgccttggactcgccgagttgtatgaacaactcgtcgagtccctccattaccgaGTCtgtcctccaactcactgagtccactctactactcaccggcttccactcgacatcactcaaaaagggaaaaacgggactcgcgacttgactcgccgagtcgttgttCCGAAttgccgagtcacatccatgcagctactctaaactcgattctgcttggaTCCAGCGtctgaaacttatagatctgggcttccttaactcgattagcacgtaaagattctatctttacgtgcccaaaagcgaccaagaagataataaggctcaaaaagcataataaaggctagatctagggttcttatgcaaggcATCTCCAAAAAGGCAACAGATTCgagctctacaactcctaaatgaatagatctagggatatctcgccctattaaggcatccatacaactatagggcttataaaatgcatcaaactagccctagaagagttctaatgaaggtctaaagcataaaacagaaggaatctgagaaatacctcaatgaactctgatttgcccttggatctttgctcctttcttcttcttcttcttcaagccttcaaaatccacacaaaagcacttaaaacaataaggaatggattagggttttctcacagctctctgagggtgaaggaggcgagtttggggcacatagcattgcttaaatagtgaacaacccggggatttagggtttcttccaggcaggcagactcgtcgagtcctgaatatggactcgccgagtcgccaactaacacgtgcacgaaaactcgaccctactcgacgagtcaggccatagactcgccgagtccctcaataaaacttctaaataaatgccacgaaagcaacataccagagacggggcgttacaattctcccccacttgtctcagacttcgtcctcgaagtctgctgcggcTGAATctacaaataactccgggtaatgctctctcatttcttcctcagccttccacgtccactcagaccccttccggtgttgccactgcaccttcactaactgaattgccttgttcctcaaggtctttgtcttccggtccagaatcgcgaccggcctctcaatataattcaggctgctatcaacctgaatatcctctaggggaacaactgctgactcatccaccaaacacttcctcaactgagacacatgaaaagtgttgtggatctggctaagctgtacaggaagatccaatcgatacgcaacccgacccactcgggccaaaaccctaaagggaccaatgaacctggggcccagcttgcccctcttccgaaacctgatgacacccttccagggtgagaccttcaggaggaccatatcgcccacccggaattccaagtctgaacgcctcctgtcggcgtagctcttctgccgactctacgcagtctgcagtctactacggacctgctgaatcaactcggtcgtcttgagcaccacctctgtgctcccaacgacttgttgaccgacctcgccccaacaaatcggggtcctacacatctcaaagggaggttggtcaatgctcgcatgataactgttgttatacgaaaattccgctaacggaagatacgtatcccaactgccaccgaagtctagaacacacgcCCTGAGCATGtcttcgagagtctgaatcgtcctctcgctctgcccgtccgtctgagggtggaaagcggtgctgaaatgcagacgagtacccatttcgtcgtgaaaccgcttccagaatctggatgtaaaacggacatcttgGTCTGAtactaccgataccggcactccatgacgggccacgatctcacgcacatagatatcggctaacttttctgctgatatactctcctggattgggataaaatgagcactctttgtcaatcgatccactactacccatatcgaatctactcctcgtgcggtcctgggaagcttggtgacaaaatccatggtgatgtcctcccatttccacacgggaatgtctaacggctgcatcttgtcgtgaggcctctagtgctccgccttgaccttcctgcaggtcaggcacctctcaacataccaagcgacatcccgcttcatgcagggccaccaataattgggtcgaagatctctatacatcttcgtcgcccctgggtggatagaaaatcgagacttatgagcctcatccatcaacacctgtcgtactcctccccagtacggtacccacactctcccatgaagtgtcagcaatccccgactgtcataatcaaacgaagctactcggcccactatcctctcacacttttgccttTCCTCCTtaaggccctcaacctgagcctccttgatccgctccaacaacggagtaatcactgtcatcctcaaacacaaatctctgataggggctgccgacactttgcggcttaaggcgtcggccaccacgttggccttccctggatggtaaaggatctcacaatcgtaatccttcagcacatccaaccacctcctctgcctcatgttcagactcggctgatccataaggtacctcaagctcttgtgatccgtgtaaatggtacaacggaccccataaagataatgcctccaaatcttgagggcaaacacaaccgcccccagctctaaatcatgggtaggatagttagcctcgtgaggcttcaactgcctcgaggcgtaagctatcacatggcctcgctgcatcaacactgctcccatacctgtgattgaggcatcatagtagactacgaagtcctctactccctctggcaaggtaaggatcggagcctcgcacaatctctgcctgagggtctcgaatgctgcatgctgctcaggtccccagcggaataccaccgacttcttggtcagtcgggtgagcggcactgctatcttggagaaatcctgaatgaacctccggtaataccctgccaaccctaggaagctccgaatctcagatggagacttcgggacctcccactgcatcacggcctctatcttggccggatccaccaaaatacccttctggttgacgaggtgaccaaggaactgcacctcgcgcaaccagaactcacacttggagaactttgcgaaaagtttctccctcctcaaaacttccagcacctccctcaactgctcctcgtgctgctcctacgtcttggaatataccaagatatcatctatgaatattatcactgaccgatccagcatcggcctacacacgcgattcatgagatccatgaacgcggctggggcattggtgagcccaaatggcatcaccacaaactcataatgtccatacctggtcctgaaagcagtcttctgcacgtcctcatccctaacccgcatctgatgatacccggagcgtagatcgatcttggagaaccaagacgctccctgaagctggtcaaacaaatcatctatctttggaagtgggtaacggttcttcaccgttaccttattcaactctcggtaatcaatacacatacgatgcgacccatccttcttcctcacaaacaggatcggcgctccccaaggcgaactgctcggccgaatgaaacccttgtctagcagctcctgcagctgcgtagacaactcctgcatctcagggggagctaggcggtatggtgccttggctatcggagccgcaccaggaatcaggtcgatcccaaactcaacccgcctctcaggaggtattcccggtaaatcctcgggaaatacatccgggaagtatcgcactatcggaacatcatcaactgtcgtcttgcccttctcccgggcatccaagacataagctacataaccagcgcaaccctgctgaaaatagcgcctcgcccttgcggcggaacaaaa of the Lactuca sativa cultivar Salinas chromosome 6, Lsat_Salinas_v11, whole genome shotgun sequence genome contains:
- the LOC111921864 gene encoding protein transport protein SEC13 homolog B, with amino-acid sequence MPGQKIETGHTDIIHDVCMDYYGKRVASASSDATIKIISVTTTTTTTATSHPLATLTGHNGPVWQVAWAHPKFGSLLASCSYDGTVIIWKEGNLNDWTLAHTFNNHKSSVNSIAWAPHELGLCLACGSSDGDISVHTARSDGGWDTTKIDQAHPVGVTTVTWAPSMTPGSLIGSGVFDPVQKLASGGNDNIVKIWNFVNGEWKLDSIPTLKMHGDIVRDVAWAPNLGLPKSTIASASQDGSVVIWSVGGKEGEEWKGKVLNDFKAPVWRVSWSLTGNLLAVASGDNNVTLWKEALDGEWQQVKTSE